Proteins encoded by one window of Nicotiana tabacum cultivar K326 chromosome 10, ASM71507v2, whole genome shotgun sequence:
- the LOC107818596 gene encoding uncharacterized protein LOC107818596 isoform X1 yields MVGMMSPISRERIASLLNAAKFASDVPSKLHSLRRLNNELAGADSQLLSEFLPSLLDLVSDRFSPVRKLTAEMVGYIGFKHGEFIPDIVPVLISALKDDTPAVARQAITCGIDIFRCTLVKVAIQGLFSSELDDSLESAWAWVLKFREEIYTMAFQPASDGRRLLALKFVESVVLLYTPNPSVSSEPPPALDIEGKFEQFNVSWLRGGHPMLNVGDLSVEASQSLGLLLDQLRFPAVKSITCLMIIVLINCLSAIATKRPAFYGRILPVLLSLNPSSSDGNEKHVSGVYHALKNAFVSCLNCTHPGAAPWRDRLEGALREKRAGVQAEPVVSHDSQNNGHVELKDVSSIPEESKPSVKASDSGQSIAGTKRSGVEDNAELVDDNLSKKRMRAAPIVLKEPKQELSANQERVSTGGSTTTRSDGDNVHLQPLVAMFGTLVAQGEKAAASLDILISSISADLLADVVMANMRNLPSNQPKVDDDEEPPLKPEIESDFKQLSSLLSDVVSQSSMLAEKGEKYAQNLVSIELELQQIKEGDEHLDSVTTNVSSDALNYASEQAPEYVTEPLSSKSTPLLMENDVSAMQSDVADIENTEDFIPGLDSVVRKDESSELIVVSSVDPAELEDGSQEQGSSLVRSSLEVVPSISTDRSEELSPKAAVTDVTSVNSSMAASVGLSPQLLLPKISAPVIHLPDEQKDNIQKSAFTRVIDAYKQVTVAGGSQTRFSLLAYLGVEFSSELNPWKFLQTHILSDYVNHEGHELTLRVLYRLYGRAEEDQDFISSTAAASVYETFLLTVAETLRDSFPASDKSLSRLLGEAPHLPNSVLKLLESFCCPGSSEKDEKDLHSGDRVTQGLSTVWNLILMRPPMREACLRIALQSAVHHLEEVRMKAIRLVANKLYPLTFISQQIEHFANEMLMSVSTVDHKADSNGDGSNPALQKDSASEKPTEEGPSFSITTKDVSSDTLQSSTAGSISPFLIAEGQRCMSLYFALCTKKHSLFGQIFVVYSRASEAVQQAIHQQIHMLVRTIGSSSELLEIISDPPSGSEKLLMQVLQTLTEGTVPSLQLITTIRKLYETKVKDVELLIMILPFLSKDEVLLLFPHVVNVPLDKFQGALSRILQGSAHSGPVLTPAEALIAIHRIDPEREGIPLKKVTDACNACFEQRQTFTHQVLAKVLNQLVEQIPLPLLFMRTVIQAIGAFPSLVDFIMEILSRLVSKQIWKYPKLWVGFVKCALLTKPQSFGVLLQLPPAQLENALSRTPGLRAPLVAHANQPHIKSSLPRSVLTVLGIESDAQGSSQAPPNQSQTGDMGNSDKEALAEKPRESSIAS; encoded by the exons ATGGTGGGAATGATGTCTCCGATTTCACGAGAAAGGATAGCGAGTTTACTCAACGCTGCCAAGTTCGCTTCCGATGTTCCGTCGAAGCTTCACAGCTTGCGCCGGTTAAATAATGAACTCGCCGGCGCCGACTCTCAGTTGCTCTCTGAATTCCTCCCTTCTCTCCTTGACCTCGTATCTGATCGGTTTAGCCCTGTTCGTAAATTAACCGCTGA GATGGTTGGTTATATTGGATTCAAACACGGAGAATTCATACCTGATATTGTACCCGTATTGATCTCTGCCTTGAAGGATGATACCCCAGCTGTTGCTCGACAAGCAATCACTTGTGGAATTGATATATTTCGGTGTACTCTAGTCAAAGTTGCAATCCAG GGCTTGTTTTCAAGTGAATTGGATGATTCTCTTGAATCAGCATGGGCCTGGGTGCTGAAGTTTAGGGAGGAGATATACACAATGGCATTTCAG CCTGCAAGTGATGGAAGAAGATTGCTTGCGCTAAAGTTCGTGGAATCTGTTGTGTTACTTTACACTCCGAATCCTAGTGTCAGTTCGGAGCCACCGCCTGCTTTGGACATTGAAg GGAAGTTTGAACAATTCAATGTTTCGTGGCTTCGTGGAGGTCATCCAATGCTAAATGTTGGGGATTTGTCTGTTGAAGCAAGTCAAAGTTTGGGTCTATTGCTTGATCAGCTTAGATTTCCTGCGGTGAAGTCAATTACTTGCTTGATGATCATTGTGCTCATTAACTG TCTTTCAGCAATTGCGACTAAAAGGCCGGCTTTTTATGGTCGTATTCTGCCAGTTCTGCTTAGCCTGAATCCTTCAAGCTCCGACGGTAATGAGAAGCATGTTTCTGGGGTATACCATGCTTTGAAGAATGCCTTtgtttcttgcttgaattgtacACACCCAGGAGCTGCACCG TGGCGGGACAGACTAGAAGGTGCACTCAGAGAAAAGAGAGCAGGAGTTCAAGCAGAACCAGTTGTAAGCCACGATTCCCAGAATAATGGACATGTAGAGTTGAAGGATGTTTCATCAATCCCAGAG GAGTCAAAGCCTTCAGTTAAAGCATCGGATAGTGGACAAAGCATTGCTGGAACGAAAAGATCAGGGGTGGAGGACAATGCTGAACTGGTAGATGATAATCTCTCTAAGAAGCGCATGCGGGCGGCACCTATTGTCTTAAAGGAACCAAAACAAGAGCTAAGTGCGAACCAGGAGAGAGTTTCAACTGGAGGTTCTACAACAACCAGATCAGATGGAGATAATGTTCATTTGCAACCACTTGTTGCAATGTTTGGTACATTAGTTGCCCAGGGTGAAAAGGCTGCAGCATCATTGGATATTTTAATCTCTAGCATATCAGCTGACTTACTAGCTGATGTTGTGATGGCTAATATGAGAAATCTACCTTCGAATCAGCCAAaagttgatgatgatgaagagcCACCTCTGAAGCCAGAAATTgaatctgattttaaacaattgtCATCACTGTTGTCAGACGTCGTTTCTCAGTCCAGTATGTTAGCAGAAAAAGGCGAGAAATATGCTCAAAATTTGGTCTCCATCGAGCTGGAG TTGCAGCAAATTAAAGAAGGAGACGAGCACCTTGATTCTGTCACTACTAATGTTTCATCTGATGCCCTAAATTATGCAAGCGAACAAGCACCGGAATATGTAACTGAACCTCTTTCTTCAAAAAGTACCCCTCTACTCATGGAGAATGATGTCTCAGCAATGCAATCTGATGTTGCTGACATTGAAAACACTGAGGATTTCATACCTGGTCTAGATTCTGTAGTTCGCAAAGATGAATCATCAGAGCTCATAGTTGTTTCATCAGTTGATCCCGCTGAACTTGAGGATGGGAGCCAAGAGCAAGGGTCTAGTTTAGTGAGGTCATCTTTGGAGGTAGTTCCATCGATTTCAACTGATAGGTCTGAGGAGCTTAGTCCAAAAGCAGCAGTAACAGATGTAACCAGCGTAAACTCATCAATGGCAGCTTCTGTTGGGCTTTCTCCGCAGTTGCTTCTACCCAAAATATCTGCTCCAGTCATCCACCTACCTGACGAACAGAAGGATAATATACAAAAGTCAGCTTTCACTCGTGTCATTGATGCTTATAAGCAAGTTACAGTTGCTGGAGGTTCTCAAACCCGCTTTTCTCTTCTTGCCTATTTAGGTGTTGAG TTTTCTTCGGAGCTAAACCCTTGGAAATTTCTACAAACACATATATTGTCAGATTATGTGAATCATGAG GGGCACGAGTTGACATTGCGTGTCCTCTACAGGTTGTATGGGCGTGCAGAAGAAGACCAGGATTTcatttcttcaacagctgctgcatcTGTATATGAAACATTTCTACTTACAGTG GCAGAAACACTTAGAGATTCTTTTCCAGCTTCTGACAAATCTCTAAGTAGATTGCTTGGTGAAGCTCCTCACTTACCAAATTCTGTTCTCAAGTTGTTAGAGAGCTTCTGTTGTCCTGGTAGTTCTGAAAAGGATGAGAAGGATTTACATAGTGGAGATCGAGTCACTCAAGGCCTCAGTACTGTGTGGAACCTGATTCTGATGAGACCTCCAATGAGAGAGGCCTGTCTCAGAATTGCTTTACAG AGTGCTGTTCATCACTTGGAGGAGGTGCGCATGAAGGCAATACGGCTG GTCGCCAACAAGCTTTATCCTCTGACATTCATCTCTCAACAAATAGAGCACTTTGCCAATGAAATGTTGATGTCAGTTTCAACCGTTGATCATAAAGCAGACTCAAATGGTGATGGATCTAATCCTGCATTGCAGAAG GATTCTGCTTCAGAGAAACCCACGGAAGAAGGACCATCATTTTCTATCACCACCAAAGATGTGTCCTCTGACACTCTTCAGTCATCCACTGCTGGAAGCATATCACCGTTTTTGATAGCTGAAGGCCAGCGGTGCATGTCGCTCTATTTTGCACTCTGTACTAAG AAGCACTCACTTTTTGGCCAAATATTTGTTGTATATAGTCGTGCATCCGAGGCTGTACAGCAG GCAATACATCAACAAATCCATATGCTAGTTCGGACAATTGGTTCTTCATCTGAGCTACTTGAGATCATATCAGATCCACCAAGTGGAAGTGAAAAGCTATTGATGCAG GTTTTGCAAACGTTGACCGAGGGGACAGTTCCTTCCTTACAACTGATAACTACAATCAGGAAGCTATATGAGACTAAAGTAAAG GATGTTGAACTTCTTATTATGATACTTCCTTTCCTGTCAAAAGACGAG GTTTTGCTGCTTTTCCCACATGTTGTGAATGTTCCATTGGATAAATTCCAAGGTGCTCTCTCTCGTATTCTACAG GGATCAGCTCACTCAGGTCCAGTGCTAACTCCTGCTGAAGCATTAATTGCTATCCATAGGATTGATCCTGAAAGAGAAGGCATTCCATTGAAGAAG GTCACAGATGCATGCAATGCTTGTTTTGAGCAGAGACAGACGTTCACGCATCAGGTTCTTGCAAAGGTCTTGAACCAATTG GTTGAACAAATTCCTCTTCCGTTGCTGTTCATGCGGACTGTAATACAAGCTATTGGTGCTTTTCCATCTCTG GTGGATTTCATAATGGAGATCCTCTCTCGTCTTGTTAGTAAGCAG ATATGGAAATACCCGAAGCTGTGGGTAGGATTTGTGAAATGTGCCCTTTTGACCAAGCCACAATCTTTTGGAGTGCTGCTTCAG CTTCCTCCAGCTCAGCTTGAAAATGCATTGAGTAGAACACCTGGTCTCAGAGCTCCTTTAGTTGCACATGCAAACCAACCACACATAAAATCTTCACTTCCAAG GTCTGTCTTAACGGTTCTTGGAATTGAATCGGATGCTCAAGGTTCAAGTCAGGCACCTCCCAACCAGTCTCAGACAGGTGATATGGGCAATTCTGATAAGGAGGCACTCGCTGAGAAACCCAGGGAATCGTCAATTGCCAGTTAA
- the LOC107818596 gene encoding uncharacterized protein LOC107818596 isoform X2 — protein sequence MRRQIEKMHYLFRMVGYIGFKHGEFIPDIVPVLISALKDDTPAVARQAITCGIDIFRCTLVKVAIQGLFSSELDDSLESAWAWVLKFREEIYTMAFQPASDGRRLLALKFVESVVLLYTPNPSVSSEPPPALDIEGKFEQFNVSWLRGGHPMLNVGDLSVEASQSLGLLLDQLRFPAVKSITCLMIIVLINCLSAIATKRPAFYGRILPVLLSLNPSSSDGNEKHVSGVYHALKNAFVSCLNCTHPGAAPWRDRLEGALREKRAGVQAEPVVSHDSQNNGHVELKDVSSIPEESKPSVKASDSGQSIAGTKRSGVEDNAELVDDNLSKKRMRAAPIVLKEPKQELSANQERVSTGGSTTTRSDGDNVHLQPLVAMFGTLVAQGEKAAASLDILISSISADLLADVVMANMRNLPSNQPKVDDDEEPPLKPEIESDFKQLSSLLSDVVSQSSMLAEKGEKYAQNLVSIELELQQIKEGDEHLDSVTTNVSSDALNYASEQAPEYVTEPLSSKSTPLLMENDVSAMQSDVADIENTEDFIPGLDSVVRKDESSELIVVSSVDPAELEDGSQEQGSSLVRSSLEVVPSISTDRSEELSPKAAVTDVTSVNSSMAASVGLSPQLLLPKISAPVIHLPDEQKDNIQKSAFTRVIDAYKQVTVAGGSQTRFSLLAYLGVEFSSELNPWKFLQTHILSDYVNHEGHELTLRVLYRLYGRAEEDQDFISSTAAASVYETFLLTVAETLRDSFPASDKSLSRLLGEAPHLPNSVLKLLESFCCPGSSEKDEKDLHSGDRVTQGLSTVWNLILMRPPMREACLRIALQSAVHHLEEVRMKAIRLVANKLYPLTFISQQIEHFANEMLMSVSTVDHKADSNGDGSNPALQKDSASEKPTEEGPSFSITTKDVSSDTLQSSTAGSISPFLIAEGQRCMSLYFALCTKKHSLFGQIFVVYSRASEAVQQAIHQQIHMLVRTIGSSSELLEIISDPPSGSEKLLMQVLQTLTEGTVPSLQLITTIRKLYETKVKDVELLIMILPFLSKDEVLLLFPHVVNVPLDKFQGALSRILQGSAHSGPVLTPAEALIAIHRIDPEREGIPLKKVTDACNACFEQRQTFTHQVLAKVLNQLVEQIPLPLLFMRTVIQAIGAFPSLVDFIMEILSRLVSKQIWKYPKLWVGFVKCALLTKPQSFGVLLQLPPAQLENALSRTPGLRAPLVAHANQPHIKSSLPRSVLTVLGIESDAQGSSQAPPNQSQTGDMGNSDKEALAEKPRESSIAS from the exons ATGAGGAGGCAAATTGAAAAGATGCATTATTTGTTCAGGATGGTTGGTTATATTGGATTCAAACACGGAGAATTCATACCTGATATTGTACCCGTATTGATCTCTGCCTTGAAGGATGATACCCCAGCTGTTGCTCGACAAGCAATCACTTGTGGAATTGATATATTTCGGTGTACTCTAGTCAAAGTTGCAATCCAG GGCTTGTTTTCAAGTGAATTGGATGATTCTCTTGAATCAGCATGGGCCTGGGTGCTGAAGTTTAGGGAGGAGATATACACAATGGCATTTCAG CCTGCAAGTGATGGAAGAAGATTGCTTGCGCTAAAGTTCGTGGAATCTGTTGTGTTACTTTACACTCCGAATCCTAGTGTCAGTTCGGAGCCACCGCCTGCTTTGGACATTGAAg GGAAGTTTGAACAATTCAATGTTTCGTGGCTTCGTGGAGGTCATCCAATGCTAAATGTTGGGGATTTGTCTGTTGAAGCAAGTCAAAGTTTGGGTCTATTGCTTGATCAGCTTAGATTTCCTGCGGTGAAGTCAATTACTTGCTTGATGATCATTGTGCTCATTAACTG TCTTTCAGCAATTGCGACTAAAAGGCCGGCTTTTTATGGTCGTATTCTGCCAGTTCTGCTTAGCCTGAATCCTTCAAGCTCCGACGGTAATGAGAAGCATGTTTCTGGGGTATACCATGCTTTGAAGAATGCCTTtgtttcttgcttgaattgtacACACCCAGGAGCTGCACCG TGGCGGGACAGACTAGAAGGTGCACTCAGAGAAAAGAGAGCAGGAGTTCAAGCAGAACCAGTTGTAAGCCACGATTCCCAGAATAATGGACATGTAGAGTTGAAGGATGTTTCATCAATCCCAGAG GAGTCAAAGCCTTCAGTTAAAGCATCGGATAGTGGACAAAGCATTGCTGGAACGAAAAGATCAGGGGTGGAGGACAATGCTGAACTGGTAGATGATAATCTCTCTAAGAAGCGCATGCGGGCGGCACCTATTGTCTTAAAGGAACCAAAACAAGAGCTAAGTGCGAACCAGGAGAGAGTTTCAACTGGAGGTTCTACAACAACCAGATCAGATGGAGATAATGTTCATTTGCAACCACTTGTTGCAATGTTTGGTACATTAGTTGCCCAGGGTGAAAAGGCTGCAGCATCATTGGATATTTTAATCTCTAGCATATCAGCTGACTTACTAGCTGATGTTGTGATGGCTAATATGAGAAATCTACCTTCGAATCAGCCAAaagttgatgatgatgaagagcCACCTCTGAAGCCAGAAATTgaatctgattttaaacaattgtCATCACTGTTGTCAGACGTCGTTTCTCAGTCCAGTATGTTAGCAGAAAAAGGCGAGAAATATGCTCAAAATTTGGTCTCCATCGAGCTGGAG TTGCAGCAAATTAAAGAAGGAGACGAGCACCTTGATTCTGTCACTACTAATGTTTCATCTGATGCCCTAAATTATGCAAGCGAACAAGCACCGGAATATGTAACTGAACCTCTTTCTTCAAAAAGTACCCCTCTACTCATGGAGAATGATGTCTCAGCAATGCAATCTGATGTTGCTGACATTGAAAACACTGAGGATTTCATACCTGGTCTAGATTCTGTAGTTCGCAAAGATGAATCATCAGAGCTCATAGTTGTTTCATCAGTTGATCCCGCTGAACTTGAGGATGGGAGCCAAGAGCAAGGGTCTAGTTTAGTGAGGTCATCTTTGGAGGTAGTTCCATCGATTTCAACTGATAGGTCTGAGGAGCTTAGTCCAAAAGCAGCAGTAACAGATGTAACCAGCGTAAACTCATCAATGGCAGCTTCTGTTGGGCTTTCTCCGCAGTTGCTTCTACCCAAAATATCTGCTCCAGTCATCCACCTACCTGACGAACAGAAGGATAATATACAAAAGTCAGCTTTCACTCGTGTCATTGATGCTTATAAGCAAGTTACAGTTGCTGGAGGTTCTCAAACCCGCTTTTCTCTTCTTGCCTATTTAGGTGTTGAG TTTTCTTCGGAGCTAAACCCTTGGAAATTTCTACAAACACATATATTGTCAGATTATGTGAATCATGAG GGGCACGAGTTGACATTGCGTGTCCTCTACAGGTTGTATGGGCGTGCAGAAGAAGACCAGGATTTcatttcttcaacagctgctgcatcTGTATATGAAACATTTCTACTTACAGTG GCAGAAACACTTAGAGATTCTTTTCCAGCTTCTGACAAATCTCTAAGTAGATTGCTTGGTGAAGCTCCTCACTTACCAAATTCTGTTCTCAAGTTGTTAGAGAGCTTCTGTTGTCCTGGTAGTTCTGAAAAGGATGAGAAGGATTTACATAGTGGAGATCGAGTCACTCAAGGCCTCAGTACTGTGTGGAACCTGATTCTGATGAGACCTCCAATGAGAGAGGCCTGTCTCAGAATTGCTTTACAG AGTGCTGTTCATCACTTGGAGGAGGTGCGCATGAAGGCAATACGGCTG GTCGCCAACAAGCTTTATCCTCTGACATTCATCTCTCAACAAATAGAGCACTTTGCCAATGAAATGTTGATGTCAGTTTCAACCGTTGATCATAAAGCAGACTCAAATGGTGATGGATCTAATCCTGCATTGCAGAAG GATTCTGCTTCAGAGAAACCCACGGAAGAAGGACCATCATTTTCTATCACCACCAAAGATGTGTCCTCTGACACTCTTCAGTCATCCACTGCTGGAAGCATATCACCGTTTTTGATAGCTGAAGGCCAGCGGTGCATGTCGCTCTATTTTGCACTCTGTACTAAG AAGCACTCACTTTTTGGCCAAATATTTGTTGTATATAGTCGTGCATCCGAGGCTGTACAGCAG GCAATACATCAACAAATCCATATGCTAGTTCGGACAATTGGTTCTTCATCTGAGCTACTTGAGATCATATCAGATCCACCAAGTGGAAGTGAAAAGCTATTGATGCAG GTTTTGCAAACGTTGACCGAGGGGACAGTTCCTTCCTTACAACTGATAACTACAATCAGGAAGCTATATGAGACTAAAGTAAAG GATGTTGAACTTCTTATTATGATACTTCCTTTCCTGTCAAAAGACGAG GTTTTGCTGCTTTTCCCACATGTTGTGAATGTTCCATTGGATAAATTCCAAGGTGCTCTCTCTCGTATTCTACAG GGATCAGCTCACTCAGGTCCAGTGCTAACTCCTGCTGAAGCATTAATTGCTATCCATAGGATTGATCCTGAAAGAGAAGGCATTCCATTGAAGAAG GTCACAGATGCATGCAATGCTTGTTTTGAGCAGAGACAGACGTTCACGCATCAGGTTCTTGCAAAGGTCTTGAACCAATTG GTTGAACAAATTCCTCTTCCGTTGCTGTTCATGCGGACTGTAATACAAGCTATTGGTGCTTTTCCATCTCTG GTGGATTTCATAATGGAGATCCTCTCTCGTCTTGTTAGTAAGCAG ATATGGAAATACCCGAAGCTGTGGGTAGGATTTGTGAAATGTGCCCTTTTGACCAAGCCACAATCTTTTGGAGTGCTGCTTCAG CTTCCTCCAGCTCAGCTTGAAAATGCATTGAGTAGAACACCTGGTCTCAGAGCTCCTTTAGTTGCACATGCAAACCAACCACACATAAAATCTTCACTTCCAAG GTCTGTCTTAACGGTTCTTGGAATTGAATCGGATGCTCAAGGTTCAAGTCAGGCACCTCCCAACCAGTCTCAGACAGGTGATATGGGCAATTCTGATAAGGAGGCACTCGCTGAGAAACCCAGGGAATCGTCAATTGCCAGTTAA